Below is a genomic region from Microbacterium sp. LWO12-1.2.
CGGCCCACCGCCGTGCGGTCGACCGGCTCGACGCGGTACGCATCCCCGATGCCTCGCAGCGCGCACAGGCCTATCCGCATGAGTTCTCCGGAGGTATGCGCCAGCGCGCCATGATCGCGATGGGGTTGATGGGAGAGCCGGCACTGCTCATCGCCGACGAGCCGACGACCGCGCTCGACGTCACGGTGCAGCGCGAGGTCATGAGCCTGCTCGCGGAGGTCAACGAGGTCAAGGGCACGGCCCTGTTGTTCGTGTCGCACGACATCGCCTTGGTGTCGTCGTTCTGCACCCGGGTGCTCGTGATGTATCGAGGGGCGATCGTGGAGGATCTCACCGCCGCCGATCTCGCCGCCGGCCGTGCCCGGCATCCATATACCCGTGCCCTCGTCGAGGCCATCCCGCATCTCGAAGCGGAGCCGGGCACGGCGTTCGCGACGATCGCTGAGGACGCGGAGTTCCCGACCGAGCCCGTGGGGAGCCGATCATGACAGAGCTGGTACTCGAAGACGTCCGCGTACGGTACGGCAGCGGAGCCTCCGCCCATGACGCCGTGAAGGGCGTGAGCCTGACCGTCGCGAGTGGGCGCACCGTCGGCCTCGTCGGCGAGTCCGGGTCAGGGAAGTCGACCATCGCGCGCGCCATCGTGGGACTCCACGAACCTCACGAGGGGCGCATCCTGGTCGACGGCACGGATGTCGTCCGAGCCAGGGGTCGAGTCGCCGCGTTGCGCCGCGATGTGCAGATGATCTTCCAGGATGCGAGCTCTTCGCTCGATCCGCGGATGAACGTCGGCGCCTCCATCGCGGAAGCGCTGGAGGTGCGGCGGCCCGATCTGAAGGACGGGAAGGCTCGTCGCGCGGAGGTCGCGCGGCTCCTGGAGATCGTCGAGCTCGACCCGGCGCGGATCGGCGATCTGCCATCGCAGCTCTCCGGCGGACAGCGCCAGCGCGTCGCGATCGCCCGTGCCCTCGCGGCCGCGCCCCGGGTGCTGCTGGCCGACGAGATCACCTCGGCGCTCGACGTCTCCGTGCAGGGCACCGTGCTCAACCTGCTCCGCAAGGTGCAGCAGGAACTCGACCTGACGGTGCTGTTCATCAGCCACAACCTCGCCGTCGTGCGCCAGCTCTGCGACGAGGTGGCGGTCATGAAGAACGGTCTCCTCGTGGAGAGCGGCCCCACGGCCCGTGTGATCGATGCGCCGGAGCATGCCTACACGCGCGAACTGGTGCGCGCCGTCCCTCGACTCGGTGTCCCGCTCGCCGAGACGCCCCTTTCCCGGTCAGGAGACCCCCGATGACATCGCGCACCGCTCGGCTCGACGACCTGCACCGCGTCGTCCTCGCCACAGAGACCGCGATCTCGCCGGACGGCGGCGTCGTGGTGTTCACGCGGCGCGACGTCCGAGACGCGCGCACGGTGACCTCACTGTGGAGCGTCGACCGTGACGGTGCGACCAGGCCCCTGACCCACGGACCGGGGGATGACGCCCCGCAGTTCTCTGCGGCGGGTCTGCTGTTCCGGCGCATCGTCGATGGAGCGCCGCAGCTGCATCTGCTCCCCGAGACCGGCGAGCCCGTGCCGCTGACCTCGGTGCCCTCGGGAGTGGGGCGGCCGTTCGTGAGCCCGGCAGGGGACCGCGTCGCGTTCCTGGCACCGGTGGAGCGCGGGTCGGGCGATCCGACTGCTCCGATCGTGATCGACTCTCTCGATCACAAGATCGACGGTGTGGGGTGGGCCGGCAGCGTCCGCCATCACCTCCTGCTGCTCGACCTCGCCGACGGCGGCATCCGTCAGATCACCGACGGCTCGTCCGACGTGGGAGAGCCGTCATGGTCTCCTGACGGCACCCGGCTCGCCTATGCGGCGGCGACCTTCCCGCGCTCCGACGTCGAGCGCGAGCGTGCCGTGCACGTCGTCGATGTCGATGACCTCCTCACCCCCGCCCGCCGGGTCGGCGCCGCGACCGGCATCACCGGTCCCATCCTGTGGATGCCGGACGGCGAGTCCGTCGTCGCCGTCGGCCTTCGCCACATGCGGATAGGGCACACCCGCCTGCTGCGTCTGCATCTGGACGGGCGGCCGGACGATGATCTGACCGCGGGGCTCGACCTCAACGTCATGCCGGGTGCCGTCGGGTACCCGGGCGGGCGGCCCGCGCTCACGCACGACGGCACGCAGATCCTGTTCTGCGCGCGTGACCGCGGCTGGACCCACCTCTATGCGCTCGATCTCGCCGACGGCAGGATGCGTCCGGTGGTGGCGGCGGAGCATTGCGTCGTGTCGGCGCTGTCCGTCGCCGCCGCGAGCGCTTACGCCGCGATCGTCGTCACCACCCAGGACTCCTTCGCCGAGGTCGCCCTCGTGAACTTGGAGACCGGTGAACACCGCGAGCTGACGACGCTGACGCGCGAGGCCCTCCCCGATGTCGAGCTGCTGCACCCTGAACCGCGCGTCTTCACGATCAGTGATGGCACCGTCGTGCACGGGTGGATCCTTTCCGCGCCGGGAACGACGGGTGCCGCACCGCTGCTGCTCGACATCCACGGTGGCCCCCACAACGCATGGAGCGGAGTGGCGGACGAGGTCCACCTGTCGCACCAGGTGCTGGCGAGTCGCGGCTGGCGTGTTCTGACGCTCAATCCCCGTGGCTCCGACGGCTACGGCGAGGACTTCATGACCGCGGTCCACGGCGCCTGGGCGCGCGTCGATCTTCCGGACTTCCTCGAACCCGTCGATGCGCTCGTCGCCGAGGGGCTGGCCGATCCGGAGCGGCTCGCGGTGGCCGGCTACAGCTACGGCGGGCTGCTGACCTGCGCGCTGACGGCGCACACCGACCGGTTCGCGGCAGCCGTTCCCGGCGGGCTTCTCTGCGATTTCGCATCCTTGGCAGGTCAGCGGCTCGACCCGGAGGGGTTCTTCTCCGAGTCGACCGCGGGACTGGCGCCGACCGAGATCGTCCGTCTCGCCGAACTGTCACCGATCGCCCGTGCGAGTCGCGTGAGGACTCCGAGCCTGGTGCTGCACGGCGAGCTCGATGAGACGTGCCCGAGCGCGCAGGCCAGGGAGTGGTACTCGGCTCTGCGGATCACCGGTGTGCCCAGTCGCCTCGTCATCTACCCCGGCGGCGGGCACCTGTTCATCGTCACCGGACCGGTCGAGCATCGGATCGACTACCAGCGACGCCTGATCGAGTGGGTCGAGCGGTACACCGCCCCGCGGATGACGGGAGCAGAGCCGCACCGGGTCGCCGTCGAGCCCGCCGCGCGTGATGCGGCGGAGTGGCAGCACCGGCTCGACCTGCTGCGTCGCAGGTACGGCGTGGTGGGGGCGCAGTTCGGCATCCTGCAGCTGACGGACGAGGGGACCGTCCTCGATCGGTGCACGGTCTCGTCCGGAGTGCTCGACGCCTCGACGGGAGTGCCGGTGACCGACGACGCGGTGTTCCAGATCGGGTCGATCAGCAAGGTCTGGACGACGATGCTCATCCTGCAACTCGTCGAGGAGGGGAAGCTCGATCTCGATGCCTCGGTGCGCAGCATCTTGCCGGACTTCCAGCTCGCCGGCGACCCGGAGCCGACCGTCACGGTGAGAGAGCTCCTGCATCACACCAGTGGCCTCGACGGCGACGTGTTCACCGACACCGGGCGGGGGGATGACTGCGTCGCCGCGTACGTGGAACTGCTGGCGGGAACGGAGCGTCTGCACCCGCGCGGCGAGCGGTTCTCGTATTGCAACTCCGCCTTCGTCGTCGCGGGACGGATCATCGAGGTGCTGTGCGGGACGACCTGGGACGATGCGCTCAAGACGCGCCTGATCGACCCCCTGGGTCTGCAGCACACGTTCACGCTGACCGATGACGCCCCCAGGTTCGCGACGGCGACGGGGCACACCGGGTTCGGCGCCGCGGCGGTGCCGACGCGCAAGTGGGGGATACCGCGTTCGATGGGACCGGCGGGGTTGATCTCGGCCAGCGTCGGGGACCTGCTGGTCTTCGCCGAGACCGCGCTGCGCGAGGGCCTGACTCCTGGCGGCACCCGCGTGCTGTCGACGGAGAATGCTCGTCTGATGACGACAGAGCACGTCGACCTTCGCGCGAGCGTCGGTGCCACCTCCGGATGGGGCCTGGGGTGGTTCCTGCAGGACTGGCAGGGCAGCCGTGTGTACGGGCACGACGGCGGCACGATCGGTCAGCGTGCCTACCTGCGGATCTTCCCGGAGGCGGGTCTCGCGGTGGCGCTGCTCACATCGGGCGGGCAACCGGACGGGCTCTACCGCGAGCTCTTCGACGATGCCGCGCGGGCGTTCGACGGTGGCGGGATCCACCCCGTGCTGCTCCCCGACCGCACGCGCACGCCGGAGCCGATGACCGGCACCTGGGAGTCGGCAGGGTTCGTGGCCGACATCGCCCCGCGCGACGGCGGCCTGCGCCTCGTGCTGCGGGAGCGCAAGAGCTACGTCGACGCCGTCTCGCCTGACGAGGTACAGGACGTCGAGCTGTTCGCCTCGAACGTGCCGGGGGTCTACGCGTACACGAGCGACGAGATCGCCGGGTGGGAGCAGGTGCGACCGGTGTCGGGCGGCCTCTACCTCGGCTACCGATTCCTGCGCGAGGCGAGATCGTGAGCGTCGGGGTCCAGGGGATGCCGGTGGAGGGAGGAGCGCGGACAGGAGGGGTGGGGATGGAGCTGCGGATGCTGCGTCTGCCGTCCGAGATGGTGGCCGCGACGGAGCTCGTCGCCGGAGTGTGGCAGGTCGACGTCGAGCGTGCACACGTCAACCCCGGTCTCCTCACCGCGCTCGCGCACGCCGGCAACTACGTCGCCGGTGGCTTTCTCGGTGACGAGCTCATGGCGGTCTGCGTCGGGTTCTTCCATCCGCCTTTCGACCGTGCGCTGCACTCCCATCTCGCGGGGGTCCGGCTCGACGCGATCGGCCAGGGATGGGGACACGCGATCAAGAGCCATCAGCGTGCCTGGTGCCTCGAGCGCGGTGTCACGCGCGTGACGTGGACCTACGACCCGCTCGTCGCCCGCAACGCCTACTTCAACCTGCACAAGCTCGGGTGCACGATCGACAGCTATCTGCTCGACTTCTACGGTGACCTGGGCGACGGCGTGAACGGCGGTCAGCGCAGCGACCGGGCGCTCGTGGTGTGGGATCTCGAGCGGCCGGTCGGCCCCCGCCCGGCGGCGGCCACCGGCGTCGACACGCCACCGGCGGTCCTGTGGGCTGACGACGAGCAGCCGGTTCTCGACCTCGACCGTGCGCACGATCTGCAGTTCTGTCGCATCGACATCCCGAGCGACATCGAGAAGATGCGGCGGGTCGCCCCCGACCTCGCGGCCCGCTGGCGGGTCGCTCTCGGGCATGCCCTCGGCGGGCTGCTCGCCGAGGGGTGGAGCGTTTCCGATTTCGACCGCCGTGGTCACTACACACTCACGAGGAGTTCCTGAATGCATATCGATCGCGTCGAGCTGATCACGGTACGGATGCCGTTGGTCCATCCGTTCACCACCTCTTTCTCGACCCAGACGGAGCGGCGTCCGCTTCTCGTGCGCATCACCGCGTCGAGAGACGGTCGCACCGTGACGGGCTGGGGCGAGTGCGTGGCCCTGTTCGATCCCTCGTATTCTCCGGAGTATCTCGACGGCGCCAGAGAGATGCTGCGACGGTTCCTGGTTCCCTCGCTGCTGGAATGGCAGGACGCCGGACGCACGGTGACGGCCGAGACCGTGGCGGCAGCGACCGCGCACGTCGTCGGCCACCGCATGGCCAAGGCGGCGCTCGAGATGGCGGTGCTCGATGCCGGCCTGCGCCTCGACGACCGACGGTTCGCCGACCACCTCGGGGTC
It encodes:
- a CDS encoding serine hydrolase; translation: MTSRTARLDDLHRVVLATETAISPDGGVVVFTRRDVRDARTVTSLWSVDRDGATRPLTHGPGDDAPQFSAAGLLFRRIVDGAPQLHLLPETGEPVPLTSVPSGVGRPFVSPAGDRVAFLAPVERGSGDPTAPIVIDSLDHKIDGVGWAGSVRHHLLLLDLADGGIRQITDGSSDVGEPSWSPDGTRLAYAAATFPRSDVERERAVHVVDVDDLLTPARRVGAATGITGPILWMPDGESVVAVGLRHMRIGHTRLLRLHLDGRPDDDLTAGLDLNVMPGAVGYPGGRPALTHDGTQILFCARDRGWTHLYALDLADGRMRPVVAAEHCVVSALSVAAASAYAAIVVTTQDSFAEVALVNLETGEHRELTTLTREALPDVELLHPEPRVFTISDGTVVHGWILSAPGTTGAAPLLLDIHGGPHNAWSGVADEVHLSHQVLASRGWRVLTLNPRGSDGYGEDFMTAVHGAWARVDLPDFLEPVDALVAEGLADPERLAVAGYSYGGLLTCALTAHTDRFAAAVPGGLLCDFASLAGQRLDPEGFFSESTAGLAPTEIVRLAELSPIARASRVRTPSLVLHGELDETCPSAQAREWYSALRITGVPSRLVIYPGGGHLFIVTGPVEHRIDYQRRLIEWVERYTAPRMTGAEPHRVAVEPAARDAAEWQHRLDLLRRRYGVVGAQFGILQLTDEGTVLDRCTVSSGVLDASTGVPVTDDAVFQIGSISKVWTTMLILQLVEEGKLDLDASVRSILPDFQLAGDPEPTVTVRELLHHTSGLDGDVFTDTGRGDDCVAAYVELLAGTERLHPRGERFSYCNSAFVVAGRIIEVLCGTTWDDALKTRLIDPLGLQHTFTLTDDAPRFATATGHTGFGAAAVPTRKWGIPRSMGPAGLISASVGDLLVFAETALREGLTPGGTRVLSTENARLMTTEHVDLRASVGATSGWGLGWFLQDWQGSRVYGHDGGTIGQRAYLRIFPEAGLAVALLTSGGQPDGLYRELFDDAARAFDGGGIHPVLLPDRTRTPEPMTGTWESAGFVADIAPRDGGLRLVLRERKSYVDAVSPDEVQDVELFASNVPGVYAYTSDEIAGWEQVRPVSGGLYLGYRFLREARS
- a CDS encoding ABC transporter ATP-binding protein gives rise to the protein MTELVLEDVRVRYGSGASAHDAVKGVSLTVASGRTVGLVGESGSGKSTIARAIVGLHEPHEGRILVDGTDVVRARGRVAALRRDVQMIFQDASSSLDPRMNVGASIAEALEVRRPDLKDGKARRAEVARLLEIVELDPARIGDLPSQLSGGQRQRVAIARALAAAPRVLLADEITSALDVSVQGTVLNLLRKVQQELDLTVLFISHNLAVVRQLCDEVAVMKNGLLVESGPTARVIDAPEHAYTRELVRAVPRLGVPLAETPLSRSGDPR